Below is a window of Flavobacterium sp. CFS9 DNA.
TCATACCAGGACGCTACAACATTTTTCTCCAAAATATCGTCATCACCCAGAATCATTATCCAGTCTTCATCTTCAACAAGGGCAATACAACGTTCCCAATGTTTCGCAAGTGATATTCCTCCTAAATTTTCCTCAAATATCTGGTAAACGAAATCCATTTTATCCTTGTACTCCTCCAAAAGCAAAAAGGGATCTTCGGGACTGGCATCGTTCCCTATGTATACTCTGAATCTTTTATCTGTTTGCGCCGATAGTGATTGTAAAGTTTCTTCAAAAAAAATCAATTTATAATATGGTATTACAATCGCTAGCATTTATTATCAAAATTAGTTTTTGCAAATATTTTTTTAAAGAACAAAGCTCTCTTTTCAATCAAATGCCAAGATAAATATCCAAAAATTATTGAAATTAAAACAGATCGGGTCAATAATCCCGATAAATTCAAATTAAAAAAATGCATCAATGTCTGCTGAATTGGAAAGCCATAAATATAAATTCCATAAGACGGATCTCCCATTTTTCCAAAAGAACTTATATATTTTAAAGGATTCAACCCTATTATTAAAATTATGCTTGTAAGCAAGATATGCTTACAGAAATTATACAAATTAAAGTATAAGGTTATTACAAGAAAAATGGAAACTATTATTAAAAGAAAATTTTTATGCTTAAAGTTTTCGATATTTAAAGACGCTAACAAACTGCCTCCAACGAAAAAGGTTCCTAAGTTAATAAAGTGATATGCTGAAATTCCAAATTTACTTATCTGACTTAACTGAATACCGAAAAAGTTGTATCCCGTAAACATCATTAAAAAGAAAAATAATAGAAGGAATGAAACTAATCGTCTTTTACTAATTATTATAAACAGAATGGAAAGTAAAACATAGAAAGAAAATTCATAGCAAATTGTCCATAGAGAACCGTTTATAGCAAAATGATACGGGTTGTCTTTAAATATTTCAGCGATATTATATTGTAATTTAAACAGGGAAAGATTTCTAGGAATGTAGGTCCATACTTCTCTATTATCAAGATATGATATTGAACTTTTATATACAAATGGCGCCAACAATATAGTTAAAGCGAGAACTACAAATAGTCCGGGAAACAATCTTAATATTCTTTTCCAATAGTACTCAACTATATTTTTACTTCTCTCCAGACTTTGAAATATTAAATAACCGCTTAAAATAAAAAAACCGTTTAATCCTAAACTTGATAATTCAATTTGATTATTGGTTATTTTCAAAAGCCATTGATTACTAAGATCGCTTCCTGAAAGCGGGTAAGAATGAGAAATTACCACAAATAATGCAAAACTGAATCTTAGAAAATCAAAATTATTTTTCCGCATTCCTAAAGATTTTAGCTTTTACTTTTTTAATTATTTTTTTTGGCTTTTTATAATCTTTCATCAACGAATTTATAGTTTTAAAAAAAAGATTTCTGGAAACAAAAACATGATCATATTCGCTTTTGATCAAAGTTTCAATACGATTTAAATCATCTTTTTGTCTTCCGAAAATTATTTTTTTTATTTGTTCATCTTTCAAATAAGATAACAAACAGGTAAACAATGTATGATTATTCTTTACAATCTGAAGCTGTGAAGTACTTGAAAAAACACCAACTCCATATCTGTAAATGGCCATTTTTT
It encodes the following:
- a CDS encoding acyltransferase family protein, whose protein sequence is MRKNNFDFLRFSFALFVVISHSYPLSGSDLSNQWLLKITNNQIELSSLGLNGFFILSGYLIFQSLERSKNIVEYYWKRILRLFPGLFVVLALTILLAPFVYKSSISYLDNREVWTYIPRNLSLFKLQYNIAEIFKDNPYHFAINGSLWTICYEFSFYVLLSILFIIISKRRLVSFLLLFFFLMMFTGYNFFGIQLSQISKFGISAYHFINLGTFFVGGSLLASLNIENFKHKNFLLIIVSIFLVITLYFNLYNFCKHILLTSIILIIGLNPLKYISSFGKMGDPSYGIYIYGFPIQQTLMHFFNLNLSGLLTRSVLISIIFGYLSWHLIEKRALFFKKIFAKTNFDNKC